The genomic interval GGCAAGTTATGCTGCTGCTGGTGTTCCACCTAGAATTATGGGAATTGGCCCAGTAGCTGCTATCCCTAAAGCATTAAAACAAGCTGGTTTACAACAAAACGATATTGGCTTAATAGAATTAAATGAAGCATTTGCTTCACAATCTTTAGCAGTAATTAGAGAATTAGGCTTAAATCCAGACATTATTAATGTTAATGGAGGAGCAATTGCTTTAGGACATCCATTAGGATGTACAGGAGGAAAATTATCTGTTCAATTATTTGATGAAATGCGTAAACGTGACATGAAAAACAAATATGGAATGGTAACTATGTGTGTTGGTACAGGACAAGGTGCAGCAGGTATATTTGAATTTTTAAATTAAGAAAAAGGTATAAAAATATAATACAATGAGCGAATTATTAAGAGGTGGTCAATTTTTAGTGAAAGAAACTAAATGCGAAGATGTTTTTACTCCAGAAGATTTTTCTGAAGAACAAAATATGATGAAAGAAGCAGTAATGGAGTTTAACGACCGTGAGATTATTGCACACAGAGAACGTTTTGAAGCTAAAGATTATGCACTTACAGAGGAAGTAATGAAAAAGGCTGGAGAACTTGGTTTCTTAGGCGTTGCAGTTCCGGAAGCTTATAACGGACTTGGAATGGGATTTGTTTCAACTTTACTTACCTGTGATTATATTTCTAGTGGTACAGGTTCTTTTAGTACTGCTTTTGGAGCTCATACTGGTATTGGTACAATGCCAATTACTTTATATGGTAATGAAGAACAAAAACAAAAATATGTTCCAAAATTAGCAACTGGTGAATGGATGGGCGCATATTGTTTAACTGAACCTGGTGCAGGATCTGATGCAAATTCTGGTAAAACTACTGCCGAATTATCTTCAGATGGAAAAACATATAAAATTAACGGACAAAAAATGTGGATTTCAAATGCAGGTTTTTGTAACATAATGATTGTTTTTGCTCGTATTGAAGATGATAAAAATATTACTGGTTTTATTGTTGAATATGATAAAGCAAACCCTAACGGAGTCACTTTAGGTGAAGAAGAACATAAATTAGGAATTAGAGCATCTTCTACTAGGCAAGTATTTTTTAATGATACTGTTGTGCCTGTAGAAAACATGTTATCAACTCGTGGAAATGGGTTTAAAATTGCCATGAACGCGTTAAATGTTGGACGAATAAAATTAGCAGGAGCATGTTTAGATTCTCAAAGAAGAATTCTTACATATGCAGTAAAATACGCAAACGAGCGTAAACAATTTAAAACACCAATATCTGATTTTGGAGCTATTAAAGTGAAGTTAGCCGAGATGACAACTAATGCCTATGTTGGTGAATCTGCAACCTATAGGGCTGCAAAAAACATTGAAGATAGAATTGCAATTAGAGAAGCAGATGGAAACTCTCATCAAGAAGCAGAATTGAAAGGTGTAGAAGAGTATGCAATCGAATGTTCAATTTTAAAAGTGGCTGTTTCTGAAGATGTACAAGCTTGTGCTGATGAAGGAATTCAAATTTTTGGAGGAATGGGATTCTCGGAAGAAACTCCTATGGAATCAGCATGGAGAGATGCAAGAATTGCAAGAATTTATGAAGGAACTAATGAAATTAACAGAATGCTTTCTGTAGGTATGTTGGTAAAGAAAGCCATGAAGGGTCATGTAGATTTATTAGGACCTGCTACGGCAGTTGCCAATGAATTATTAGGAATTCCTTCTTTTGATACGCCTGATTATTCAGAATTATTTTCTGAAGAAAAGCAA from Lutibacter sp. Hel_I_33_5 carries:
- a CDS encoding acyl-CoA dehydrogenase family protein, producing MSELLRGGQFLVKETKCEDVFTPEDFSEEQNMMKEAVMEFNDREIIAHRERFEAKDYALTEEVMKKAGELGFLGVAVPEAYNGLGMGFVSTLLTCDYISSGTGSFSTAFGAHTGIGTMPITLYGNEEQKQKYVPKLATGEWMGAYCLTEPGAGSDANSGKTTAELSSDGKTYKINGQKMWISNAGFCNIMIVFARIEDDKNITGFIVEYDKANPNGVTLGEEEHKLGIRASSTRQVFFNDTVVPVENMLSTRGNGFKIAMNALNVGRIKLAGACLDSQRRILTYAVKYANERKQFKTPISDFGAIKVKLAEMTTNAYVGESATYRAAKNIEDRIAIREADGNSHQEAELKGVEEYAIECSILKVAVSEDVQACADEGIQIFGGMGFSEETPMESAWRDARIARIYEGTNEINRMLSVGMLVKKAMKGHVDLLGPATAVANELLGIPSFDTPDYSELFSEEKQIINKLKKTFLMVAGAAVQKYGPDLEDHQQLLIAASDILIEIYMAESAILRTEKNAKRFGEEAQSVQIAMSKLYLYHAVDIIEEKGKESIISFAEGDEQRMMLMGLKRFTKYANYPDIVDLRNEIAEKVKAENKYCF